A single window of Nicotiana tomentosiformis chromosome 1, ASM39032v3, whole genome shotgun sequence DNA harbors:
- the LOC104085142 gene encoding uncharacterized protein, which yields MKRTMPWSDEEDDTSSDESSTLDTDTEDNLGFTKIDPKLSTTSKSSKDKSSQAEFAKRKSKAVDFEALSRHGYKGGLSVLKVPPPKEPDQEQNWSWSKGKETREKEKEETYQERQKTRAALQEAEELVHARTQKERKNFSFSQKEKRKRDLGQASRGKSYVEEEKRLLRDNGVYSGFDA from the exons ATGAAGAGGACAATGCCATGGAGTGATGAAGAGGACGATACATCTTCAGATGAATCCTCAACGCTTGATACTGATACTGAGGACAATCTGGGGTTCACCAAAATCGACCCTAAACTTAGTACTACTTCAAAATCCTCCAAAGATAAATCTTCTCAAG CTGAGTTTGCAAAGCGGAAGAGCAAAGCTGTGGACTTTGAAGCTCTAAGCCGCCATGGGTATAAAGGTGGATTGTCTGTCTTGAAAGTTCCACCACCCAAGGAGCCAGATCAGGAGCAGAATTGGTCTTGGTCAAAAGGGAAGGAAACTCGGGAAAAAGAGAAGGAAGAAACTTATCAGGAGCGCCAGAAGACGAGGGCTGCACTTCAGGAAGCAGAGGAACTGGTTCACGCACGAACTCAGAAAGAGAGGAAAAACTTTTCTTTCTCACAGAAAGAAAAGAGGAAGAGAGATCTTGGTCAGGCTAGCAGAGGGAAGAGCTATGTTGAAGAGGAAAAGAGGTTGCTTAGGGATAATGGTGTTTACTCTGGTTTTGATGCCTGA